A section of the Humulus lupulus chromosome 2, drHumLupu1.1, whole genome shotgun sequence genome encodes:
- the LOC133814739 gene encoding LEAF RUST 10 DISEASE-RESISTANCE LOCUS RECEPTOR-LIKE PROTEIN KINASE-like 2.4 — METRGTIGYIAPEFFNRTFGGVSHKLDVYSYGMLILEMVGGRKNFDSGVSRASKLYYPNWIYKNSKLDNIDFGIMGVTTEDEKEISVNMILVAIWYIQTSQLDCPSMSKVVEMLNASLQSLEIPPKPFLVSPTTSP, encoded by the coding sequence ATGGAAACACGTGGTACAATTGGGTACATTGCACCTGAATTCTTCAATAGGACTTTTGGCGGAGTGTCCCACAAATTAGACGTGTATAGTTATGGCATGTTAATTCTTGAAATGGTTGGAGGAAGAAAGAATTTTGATTCCGGTGTCTCTCGTGCTAGTAAATTGTATTATCCAAATTGGATTTATAAGAATAGCAAATTGGACAATATTGATTTTGGTATAATGGGAGTCACAACAGAGGATGAAAAAGAAATATCAGTGAACATGATATTAGTAGCGATTTGGTATATTCAAACGAGTCAGTTAGATTGTCCCTCGATGAGTAAGGTGGTTGAGATGTTGAATGCAAGTCTTCAGTCCTTGGAGATTCCACCAAAGCCATTCTTGGTTTCTCCTACCACGTCTCCTTAA